Below is a window of Cryobacterium sp. PAMC25264 DNA.
ATGTCGACCGCCACCCAGATCAGCCAGAATTCGGTCCAGCCGCGGGCCATTCCGTAGGTGGCTAGCAGCGACCCGGTGAAGATCCAGGCATCCGCCCACACCGGTTCGAACGACCCGAGGGCCCGGAAGATCGGCGTGAGCACGAGGGTACCGGCGACCAGGCCCACACCCAGGCCTATGCGCGCCCGGGCGCCGGCCCAGTGCGGGGCGACGGCGGCCGTGCCGGTGGAGCGGCTGCGCGACCATTGCACCCAGCCGTAGACCGACACCACGATGAACATGACCTGCCGGCCGGCCTGGCCGAGCAGGTTCACCGGATTGGGGGTGCCGAACACGGCGCCGAGGAACACCGTGAAGAGCAGCGCGTTGCCGACAATGCCCACGGGCCAGGCCCAGAGCTTGCGGCGCATGCCGCCGACGGCGCTGGCGATGCCGAAGACGTTGCCGATGATCTCCCGCCAGAGGATGGTCTGGGTGCCGATGTGGAGCTGGGCGTCGAACAGCCAGGTGATCAGGGACACAGCACAACTTCTCTCTCGGATGGTTCGCATCCGTGCACGTCCCAATGTAAGCCGCTGAGGCGGGTGGCTATTCCCCGCGCGTCACCAGACGATCGCGGCAGAGTCGGCGGAGAGCACGGCGGGCAGGCTGGCCCGCACCAGCGGCAGGCCTCGGCGGATGGCCTGGTCGATGCGCTCACTCAGCTCGGTGTTGGTCACCTCGTAGTTGGTGAAATCGGCGTCCTTGGCGTAGACGCCGATCGGCAGGGTGAGCGCCTGGAAGAAGCTGAACAGCGGCCGGAACTGGTGCTCGAGGATGAGCGCATGCCGGTCGCTGCCGCCGGTTGCGGCCAGCAGAACGGGCTTGTCGACGAGCGAGTACTGGTCGACGAAGTCGAAGACGTGCTTGAACAGGCCCGTGAACGAGGCCCGATACACCGGCGACGCCACGATGAGCAGGTCGGCACCCTCGATACGCACGAGGTCGGCTTCGGCCGCGGCGGAGAGCTCGTCACGGCGCAGCGCCCCGGAGAACTCGCGGCCCACCTGGCTGAGCTCGATCAGGTGCACGTCGATCGACAACTCGCGCTCCAGCGCGGCAACGATCGCCCGCACCAGCGCGGTGGTCTTGGAGGGCGCGTGCAGGCTGCCGGAGACGGCGACGACGTTCAGGGTGTACGACATGCTTCGACGCTAAGTGCCCGCCGCGGATGCCGCCACCCGCACCGACACACGGCGTAAGACGGCGGATGCTGCCGGCGCCGCCGCATCCGCCGCCCACGCCGCTCGCACGCCAGTCGAGTTGCCACATTGTGCCCTCTCGCGCCGCCCCAATGGGCATCATCTGGCAAGTCAATTGGCGCGGTCGCCGTGACTTGCCAGAAACGGCCCCTTCCGAAGCACGGAAGGGGCCGTTAGTGGCAAGTCACGAGCCGGGTGGGGCTAGTTGACGTCGTTGGGGTGCGAGCCGACCCGGCCGCCCCGCTCGAGGGCCGTGATGGTGGCCAGCTCGGTGTGGCTGAGCTCGAAGTCGAAGACGTCGAAGTTCTCGATCATGCGCTCACGGCGGTTGGACTTGGGGAAGACGATGTTGCCGCTCTGCAGGTGCCAGCGGATGATGACCTGCGCCGGGGTCTTGCCGTGTGCCTCGGCCGCGGCGGTGACCACGCCCTCCTCGAGCAGCGGGTACTTGCCCTGGCCAAGTGGGCCCCAGGCCTCGATGTGGATGCCGTTGGCGCGGGCGAACGCGGTGAGCTCGGCCTGCTGGAGCGCAGGGTGCAGCTCGATCTGGTTGACCGCGGGCACGACATCCGTTTCACTGAGCAGGCGCTCCAGCTGCGGCACCAGGAAGTTCGACACACCGATGGAGCGGGCGCGGCCGGACTCGCGGATCTTCTCGAGGGCCTTCCAGCTCTCGACGAACTTGTCGTTCGCGGGAGCGGGCCAGTGGATGAGGTAGAGGTCGACGTAATCCAGGCCGAGCTTCTCCAGGCTCGCGTCGAAGGCATCCAGCGCCGACTGGGTGCCCTGCTTGTCGTTCCAGAGCTTCGTGGTGATGAACAGCTCGGAGCGGTCGATGTTGGAGGAGGCCAGTGCCTGACCCACGCCCTCCTCGTTGCCGTAGATGGCCGCTGTGTCGATGTGGCGGTAGCCCACCTCGAGCGCGTCGGTGACGATGCGGGTGGTCTCGGTCGGGTCGACCTTGAAGACCCCGAAACCGAGCTGCGGGATGGTGTGGCCGTCGTTCAGGGTGATGAGGGGTACAGAATTCGTCATCCAACGAGCCTACGGAGCGCGCGGCCGGGGCGCACGTCACGCACGCCGACAGCGTAATCCGCGGCTTTGTAGGCGTCGCCACCACACGCTGGCCGAGGCCCGATGTCTGTCTCGACGGCGCCACCACACGCTGGCCGAGCTTGTCGAGCTGTGGGGGCGCTTCGCGCCCGGGTGGTCGGCGGAAGCGCACTTCCTTAGGAGACCCCGTGACCGTGCCTACGTTCCGAGGGCGGCTCACGAGGTCTACTTCGACAGGCTCAGCACGGCGTCGACAAGCTCGACCGACGAGACAGGCGCGGCCTCGTAGACCGCGTCGACCTAGTGGTAGCGGCGGCCCTCGTCGCGGCGGAAGAGCAGCAGGGCCAGGGCGAAGGTCGCCGCGGTCCAGACCAGGATGCCCACCCATACCCACGGCTCCAGCTCGCCGCCCTGCACGGCCCAGATCACGAACTCGCGGGCCTGCCGCGACGGCAGGAACTTGGACAGCGTGTCGAGCCAGTCCGCGAAGAGGTACGGCGGCAGGAACAGCCCGCCTGCGAACGCCAGGCCAAACATGACGATCTGCACCACGGCGATGGCGGCCTTGGACGACATCGAGTAGCCGATCGAGATGCCGATGAACATGAACGGCAGCGCCGAGATGCCCAACGCCACGATCCCCGCGAGAATGCCCAGGGCGGATGCCTCGGCGGCCGTGAACAATGCCCCGATCGCGATCACGGGGAGGATCGAGACCAGGCCCATCAGCCCGGTGGAGCAGATCTGCCCCAGCACCCGGGAGATGCCCGGCACCGGCAGGGTGCGCAGGTAGGGGTCCCACGGCTGCTCCCGGTTGGCCGAGATGTTCAGGCCGAAGCTGAACAGCGAGTTCGACATCAGCGCGAAGACGCTCAGCGCGATCACCGCCTGGGTGGCGAACTCCGGATTGTCGGCGACGGTGCGCTGCGGCACCACGAAAAACAGCAGCGACAGCCCGGGAAACACCAACGACCCGATCAGGGCGGCCGGGATGCGGAAGGTCTCGACGAGGATGATCCGGGCGTGCACGAGTGTGAGGGCCAGGATGCCCGTCCGCCCGCCGAGAACCGGGCCGCGGCCGCCGGTGCCGGGCGCGGTGCCGGCCGGGGTGGGGGTGAGAGTACTCATCGGTTCATCTCCTTCTGGGCGGAGCGCACAGCGGGGTCGTGATCGTGAATTGCCTCCGTGGCGGGCCGGGCTGGCTGCCCGGTGGCGGCATCCGTCGCCCCGGTAAGGGTGAGGAACGCCTCTTCGAGGGTGGCGCCGCGCACGGTGAGGTCGGTGAAGGGGATGCCGGAGCGCACCAGCTCCACGATCAACCGGTCGCTGTCGTTGGCGTAGAACGTGGTGCTGCCGTTGTCGCTGAGGTCACGGCCCACCACGCCGGGCAGTCCACTCACCCGGTCGGGCTGGTCGGTCACCAGGCGTACCTGGCGGAGCGAGACCTGGTTGATGACCGCGGTGACGGTGTCATCGGCGATCACCCGGCCGTGCCCCATCACGACCACGCGTTCGGCGAGCGCCTCGATCTCCTCGAGGTAGTGGCTGGTCACGACCACGGTGGCGCCGCGGTCGTGCTGCCGGCGCACGGCGTCCCACAGGGTGCGGCGGGCATCCACGTCGAGCCCGGTGGTGGGTTCGTCGAGCAGCACCAACCGCGGCTGGCCCACGAACGCGAGCGCCACACTGAGCCGACGCTTCTGGCCACCCGACAGAGCGCCGGTCTGGCGTTTGAGCAGGTCCCCCAGGCCGAACTCCTCGGCCACGGCCGCGGTGCTCAGCGGCTCCTCGAAGTGCCGACCGACGAAGTCGATGACCTCGCCCACCCGCAGTGTCGGCGGCAGCGCGGTCTCCTGAGGGGTGCCACCGAGCTTCTGGCGCATCCGGTAGTCGCCGGGCGAGCCGCCGAACAGCGTGACGGTGCCGGAGCTGGGCTTGCGCAGCCCCTGCAGCATCGTGAGCACGGTGGACTTGCCCGCGCCGTTGGGCCCGAGCAGTCCCAGGATGCTACCGGAGTGG
It encodes the following:
- the pnuC gene encoding nicotinamide riboside transporter PnuC, producing MRTIRERSCAVSLITWLFDAQLHIGTQTILWREIIGNVFGIASAVGGMRRKLWAWPVGIVGNALLFTVFLGAVFGTPNPVNLLGQAGRQVMFIVVSVYGWVQWSRSRSTGTAAVAPHWAGARARIGLGVGLVAGTLVLTPIFRALGSFEPVWADAWIFTGSLLATYGMARGWTEFWLIWVAVDIVGVPLLISAGYYASAVLYLFYGAFTITGFVIWTRVQRRRQLLLEVAPL
- a CDS encoding ABC transporter ATP-binding protein, which codes for MSVLARLDHVTRRFGDVLAVDDVTLDIHSGSILGLLGPNGAGKSTVLTMLQGLRKPSSGTVTLFGGSPGDYRMRQKLGGTPQETALPPTLRVGEVIDFVGRHFEEPLSTAAVAEEFGLGDLLKRQTGALSGGQKRRLSVALAFVGQPRLVLLDEPTTGLDVDARRTLWDAVRRQHDRGATVVVTSHYLEEIEALAERVVVMGHGRVIADDTVTAVINQVSLRQVRLVTDQPDRVSGLPGVVGRDLSDNGSTTFYANDSDRLIVELVRSGIPFTDLTVRGATLEEAFLTLTGATDAATGQPARPATEAIHDHDPAVRSAQKEMNR
- a CDS encoding ABC transporter permease, translated to MSTLTPTPAGTAPGTGGRGPVLGGRTGILALTLVHARIILVETFRIPAALIGSLVFPGLSLLFFVVPQRTVADNPEFATQAVIALSVFALMSNSLFSFGLNISANREQPWDPYLRTLPVPGISRVLGQICSTGLMGLVSILPVIAIGALFTAAEASALGILAGIVALGISALPFMFIGISIGYSMSSKAAIAVVQIVMFGLAFAGGLFLPPYLFADWLDTLSKFLPSRQAREFVIWAVQGGELEPWVWVGILVWTAATFALALLLFRRDEGRRYH
- a CDS encoding aldo/keto reductase; amino-acid sequence: MTNSVPLITLNDGHTIPQLGFGVFKVDPTETTRIVTDALEVGYRHIDTAAIYGNEEGVGQALASSNIDRSELFITTKLWNDKQGTQSALDAFDASLEKLGLDYVDLYLIHWPAPANDKFVESWKALEKIRESGRARSIGVSNFLVPQLERLLSETDVVPAVNQIELHPALQQAELTAFARANGIHIEAWGPLGQGKYPLLEEGVVTAAAEAHGKTPAQVIIRWHLQSGNIVFPKSNRRERMIENFDVFDFELSHTELATITALERGGRVGSHPNDVN
- the msuE gene encoding FMN reductase, which encodes MSYTLNVVAVSGSLHAPSKTTALVRAIVAALERELSIDVHLIELSQVGREFSGALRRDELSAAAEADLVRIEGADLLIVASPVYRASFTGLFKHVFDFVDQYSLVDKPVLLAATGGSDRHALILEHQFRPLFSFFQALTLPIGVYAKDADFTNYEVTNTELSERIDQAIRRGLPLVRASLPAVLSADSAAIVW